A genomic window from Halorubrum lacusprofundi ATCC 49239 includes:
- a CDS encoding DHH family phosphoesterase, whose product MARRLLLGCSAVGNTLVERTREARGELIAITDDTGWASTLRDRNVATVEADPTDPATYPESAAVVLVASDDPARNVAAAEAARRHYPDAMIVAHVGTNPTAAQQEALEAVADRVVDPVEAVVSRVCEATGVDADEEPVRLLRVLRSLTGPLLVVAHDNPDPDAIASALGLARIAESVGIPADACYGGEIAHQENRAMVNLLDLSLRTFDGIDLDDYGGVALVDHSRAGINDSLPEGHPVDIVVDHHPPRGPVAGEFVDIRPDVGATSTLIEEYLSRVGIEPDRDLATALLYGIRIDTKDFTRATSIPDFEAAASLSPHADESTLERVESPSVSPETLRVLARAIEGRDVRGSTVASCVGEIGDRDALSQAAERLLDLDGIAVTFVFGYMDGVIYGSARARGADLDVGELLRDALDPVGSAGGHATMAGAQVPLGILQEVSESESLEDVVEAFVAGRFFEALDDAPSPPTGPLPEFSRE is encoded by the coding sequence ATGGCCCGGCGTCTGCTGCTCGGCTGTAGCGCGGTCGGGAACACGCTCGTCGAGCGCACCCGCGAGGCACGCGGCGAGCTCATCGCGATCACCGACGACACCGGGTGGGCCTCGACCCTGCGCGACCGCAACGTCGCCACCGTGGAGGCCGACCCGACCGACCCCGCGACGTACCCAGAGAGCGCCGCGGTCGTCTTGGTTGCGAGCGACGACCCGGCGCGGAACGTCGCCGCCGCGGAGGCCGCACGGCGCCACTACCCGGACGCAATGATCGTCGCGCACGTGGGCACGAACCCGACCGCGGCCCAGCAGGAGGCGCTGGAGGCGGTCGCCGACCGCGTCGTCGATCCGGTCGAGGCCGTCGTCTCGCGAGTCTGCGAGGCGACCGGTGTCGACGCCGATGAGGAGCCGGTGCGACTGTTGCGAGTCCTCCGAAGCCTCACCGGACCGCTGTTGGTCGTCGCGCACGACAACCCCGATCCCGACGCCATCGCGAGCGCACTCGGGCTGGCGCGGATCGCCGAGTCGGTCGGTATCCCCGCTGACGCCTGTTACGGCGGCGAGATCGCCCATCAGGAGAACCGCGCGATGGTGAACTTACTCGACCTCTCGCTGCGGACCTTCGACGGGATCGACCTCGACGACTACGGCGGGGTCGCCCTCGTCGACCACTCGCGCGCCGGGATCAACGACAGCCTCCCGGAGGGCCACCCGGTCGACATCGTCGTCGATCACCATCCACCGCGCGGGCCCGTGGCGGGGGAGTTCGTGGACATCAGGCCCGACGTCGGCGCGACGAGTACGCTGATCGAAGAGTACCTCTCACGGGTCGGGATCGAGCCGGACCGGGACCTCGCGACCGCCCTCCTGTACGGGATCCGGATCGACACGAAGGACTTCACGCGGGCGACGTCGATCCCGGACTTCGAAGCGGCCGCGTCGCTGTCGCCGCACGCCGACGAGTCGACGCTCGAACGCGTCGAGAGCCCGAGCGTGAGCCCGGAGACGCTCCGCGTGCTCGCACGCGCCATCGAGGGACGGGACGTGCGCGGCTCGACCGTCGCCTCCTGCGTCGGCGAGATCGGCGACCGCGATGCCCTCTCGCAGGCGGCAGAGCGCCTCCTCGACCTGGACGGGATCGCGGTGACGTTCGTGTTCGGCTACATGGACGGGGTGATCTACGGCTCCGCTCGTGCCCGCGGTGCGGACCTCGACGTGGGCGAACTGCTCCGGGATGCGCTCGACCCGGTCGGCTCCGCCGGCGGACACGCGACCATGGCCGGCGCGCAGGTCCCGCTCGGAATCCTTCAAGAGGTTTCGGAGTCAGAGTCGCTCGAAGACGTCGTCGAGGCGTTCGTTGCCGGGCGCTTCTTCGAGGCGCTCGACGACGCTCCCTCGCCGCCGACAGGCCCGTTACCGGAGTTTTCGAGAGAGTGA
- a CDS encoding inorganic phosphate transporter, with product MVVVTVATLGVAAAASLFMAWSIGAGSSGSTPFSPAVGANAISVMRAGLVVGVLGLMGAILQGANVTEAVGTELIGGVTLTAGAAIVALLTAAALVAIGVFAGYPIATAFTVTGAVVGVGLAMGGDPAWPKYTEILTLWILTPFVGGGVAYGVARMLIGERLPERALTAALAGLVGAIVANVGFALLGPAGQQASLSEAFGSGLGIGAIGTPLVTVAVAAVVALAVYADLGRDREGAQRRFLLAMGGLVAFSAGGSQVGLAIGPLVPIFSDVGVPLWALLVGGGVGLLVGSWTGAPRMIKAISQDYASMGPRRSISALIPSFAIAQIAVAFGIPVSFNEIIVSAIVGAGYAAGDAGVSRSKMGYTVFAWIASLVGSLALGFGVYSAVQFVL from the coding sequence ATGGTTGTCGTAACTGTCGCCACCCTCGGTGTCGCCGCCGCCGCCAGCCTCTTTATGGCGTGGTCGATCGGCGCCGGATCCTCCGGATCGACACCGTTCTCTCCGGCGGTCGGTGCCAACGCCATCTCCGTGATGCGCGCGGGGCTCGTGGTCGGTGTGTTGGGGTTAATGGGCGCGATCCTCCAGGGCGCGAACGTGACAGAGGCGGTGGGAACCGAGCTGATCGGCGGCGTCACCCTCACCGCCGGCGCGGCCATCGTCGCGCTGCTCACTGCGGCCGCGCTCGTCGCGATCGGCGTGTTCGCGGGGTACCCGATCGCGACCGCCTTTACCGTCACCGGCGCGGTCGTCGGCGTCGGGCTCGCGATGGGCGGCGACCCGGCGTGGCCGAAGTACACCGAGATCCTCACGCTGTGGATCCTCACCCCGTTCGTCGGCGGCGGCGTCGCCTACGGCGTCGCGCGGATGCTCATCGGCGAGCGGCTTCCCGAGCGAGCGCTCACCGCGGCGCTCGCCGGGCTGGTCGGCGCGATCGTCGCGAACGTCGGGTTCGCGCTGCTCGGGCCGGCGGGCCAGCAGGCGTCGCTGTCGGAGGCGTTCGGTTCCGGGCTCGGGATCGGCGCGATCGGCACGCCTCTGGTCACGGTCGCGGTGGCGGCGGTCGTCGCGCTCGCGGTGTACGCCGACCTCGGTCGCGACCGCGAGGGCGCCCAGCGCCGATTCCTCCTCGCGATGGGCGGACTGGTCGCGTTCTCGGCCGGCGGCTCGCAGGTCGGGCTCGCGATCGGCCCGCTCGTCCCGATCTTCAGCGATGTCGGGGTCCCGCTGTGGGCGCTGCTCGTCGGCGGCGGCGTGGGACTCCTCGTCGGATCGTGGACCGGCGCGCCGCGGATGATCAAAGCGATCTCGCAGGACTACGCCTCGATGGGGCCGCGGCGGTCGATCTCGGCGCTCATCCCGTCGTTCGCGATCGCGCAGATCGCGGTCGCGTTCGGGATCCCCGTCTCGTTCAACGAGATCATCGTCTCCGCCATCGTCGGCGCGGGTTACGCCGCGGGCGACGCGGGCGTGAGCCGGTCGAAGATGGGGTACACCGTGTTCGCGTGGATCGCGTCGCTCGTCGGGTCGCTGGCGCTCGGGTTCGGCGTATACTCCGCCGTGCAGTTCGTGCTCTGA
- the folP gene encoding dihydropteroate synthase, protein MHYHEAAAFLFDLRRFSVKPGTERVAALLDQVGNPEEDVSFVQVAGSNGKGSTARMTESILREAGLSVGLYTSPHLSALADRVRVDGLAMTEAAIADFVEEVKPWLVERAANGEPLTFFEVVTAMAIHDFARREVDVAVLEVGLGGEYDATSAVDPVATAVTNVSLEHTAVLGDTIAEIARTKARIADAGVPLVTACEGEALSVVREVANDAGAPIATVARASGSSGNGETDDQTLSVAYEGRVSPTDAEVTLAGEVDGTYRIPLVGDHQATNAGIAVALARRTAGALGNGTDASLPDEAVRDGLARATWPGRFEVVDTAPLTVLDGAHNPAACRTLAGTLAEYDYDDLHLVYGAMHDKDHVGAASALPDADSAVTCRPDLDRAEDPEVLAAALRTAGVDDVTAGDDVAAALETAVERADLGDCVLLVGSLFAVAEARAARMRTVTPRTVSGSDPDANAARALDIGGVPTGDESGASRRRREGIDHRVLSLRLRGDRAERLTAALREAGGDAAIGGLGAGEGRVPGGEYVPVTLAGTVGEYRELLGRLREREGEEFAGIAGDIADRVGIDDSDAADSAPDDYPWIDGTAIMGVLNVTPDSFHDGGRHAGPDDAVAGVERMVEAGVDVVDVGGESTRPGAEPVPVDEEIDRVVPTLEAIQSVPAVADSNVLISVDTRKPAVAAAALDAGADIINDVTGLADPEMREVVADAGCPVVVMHSLDAPVDPTNDPEYDDVVDDVIAALRERLALAETAGIDREKVIVDPGLGFGKSATEAFDLIDRVGEFAALDCPVLIGHSHKSMYGAVGRGEDDREHATVAATALAADRGADIVRAHDIAENRAAVDVAAAVNGSLRERGGADENGDGDPEGGAKGNAAGE, encoded by the coding sequence ATGCACTACCACGAGGCGGCGGCGTTCCTCTTCGACCTCCGCCGTTTCTCGGTGAAGCCGGGGACCGAGCGCGTGGCGGCCCTCCTCGATCAGGTCGGGAACCCGGAAGAAGACGTGTCGTTCGTGCAGGTCGCGGGCTCGAACGGGAAGGGAAGCACCGCGCGCATGACCGAGTCGATCCTGCGTGAGGCCGGGCTCTCCGTCGGCCTCTACACCTCGCCGCACCTCTCCGCGCTCGCCGATCGGGTCCGGGTCGACGGGCTGGCGATGACCGAAGCGGCGATCGCCGACTTCGTCGAGGAGGTGAAGCCGTGGCTCGTCGAACGCGCTGCCAACGGCGAACCCCTCACCTTCTTCGAGGTCGTGACGGCGATGGCGATCCACGACTTCGCGCGCCGCGAGGTCGACGTGGCCGTCTTGGAGGTCGGACTCGGCGGCGAGTACGACGCCACCAGCGCGGTCGACCCCGTCGCGACCGCGGTCACCAACGTCTCGCTCGAACACACCGCGGTCCTCGGCGACACGATCGCGGAGATCGCCCGCACCAAAGCGCGGATCGCCGACGCGGGCGTTCCTCTCGTCACCGCCTGTGAGGGCGAGGCCCTGTCGGTCGTTCGCGAGGTCGCCAACGACGCGGGCGCCCCGATCGCGACGGTCGCGAGGGCGAGTGGCAGTAGCGGGAACGGCGAGACCGACGACCAGACCCTCTCCGTCGCCTACGAGGGCCGCGTGAGCCCGACCGACGCCGAGGTGACGCTGGCCGGCGAGGTAGACGGGACCTACCGGATCCCGCTGGTCGGCGACCACCAGGCGACGAACGCGGGAATCGCGGTCGCGCTGGCCCGACGCACCGCGGGCGCCCTCGGGAACGGAACCGACGCCTCCCTCCCCGACGAAGCGGTCCGCGACGGCCTCGCGCGGGCGACGTGGCCCGGTCGGTTCGAGGTGGTCGACACCGCCCCGCTGACGGTGCTCGACGGCGCGCACAACCCGGCGGCCTGCCGAACGCTCGCGGGGACCCTCGCCGAGTACGACTACGACGACCTCCACCTCGTGTACGGCGCCATGCACGACAAGGACCACGTGGGCGCCGCGAGCGCGCTCCCCGACGCCGACTCTGCGGTCACCTGTCGCCCGGACCTCGACCGCGCGGAGGACCCCGAGGTGTTGGCCGCCGCGCTTCGGACCGCTGGCGTCGACGACGTGACCGCCGGCGACGACGTGGCCGCCGCGCTCGAGACCGCAGTCGAACGCGCCGACCTCGGCGACTGCGTGCTGCTCGTCGGCTCGCTGTTCGCGGTCGCGGAGGCCCGCGCGGCGCGCATGCGGACCGTGACCCCTCGGACCGTCAGCGGGAGCGACCCGGACGCGAACGCAGCGCGCGCGCTGGACATCGGCGGCGTCCCAACCGGCGACGAATCCGGCGCGAGCCGACGGCGACGCGAGGGGATCGACCACCGCGTCCTCTCCCTCCGACTGCGCGGCGACCGCGCGGAGCGCCTCACGGCCGCCCTCCGCGAGGCCGGCGGCGACGCCGCGATCGGGGGCCTCGGCGCCGGCGAGGGTCGCGTCCCGGGCGGCGAGTACGTCCCCGTCACGCTCGCGGGAACGGTGGGGGAGTACCGCGAGCTGCTCGGCCGGCTCCGCGAGCGCGAGGGTGAGGAGTTCGCGGGGATCGCAGGCGACATCGCGGACCGGGTCGGGATCGACGATTCCGACGCCGCCGACTCCGCCCCCGACGACTACCCCTGGATCGACGGTACCGCGATCATGGGCGTGCTCAACGTCACGCCGGACTCCTTCCACGACGGGGGGAGACACGCGGGCCCCGACGACGCGGTCGCGGGCGTCGAGCGCATGGTCGAGGCGGGCGTCGATGTCGTGGATGTCGGCGGCGAGTCGACTCGGCCGGGCGCCGAGCCCGTGCCGGTCGACGAGGAGATCGACCGGGTCGTCCCGACGCTTGAGGCGATCCAATCAGTGCCGGCGGTCGCCGACAGCAACGTGCTAATCTCGGTGGATACGCGGAAGCCAGCCGTCGCGGCGGCTGCGCTCGACGCCGGCGCCGACATCATCAACGACGTGACCGGGCTGGCGGACCCGGAGATGCGGGAGGTCGTCGCCGACGCCGGCTGCCCGGTCGTGGTGATGCATAGCCTCGACGCGCCTGTCGACCCGACAAACGACCCCGAGTACGACGACGTGGTCGACGACGTGATCGCGGCCCTTCGCGAGCGACTCGCGCTGGCCGAGACCGCCGGGATCGACCGAGAGAAGGTAATCGTCGACCCCGGGCTCGGCTTCGGTAAGTCGGCCACCGAGGCGTTCGATCTGATCGACCGCGTCGGGGAGTTCGCCGCGCTCGACTGTCCGGTGTTGATCGGTCACTCCCACAAGTCGATGTACGGCGCGGTCGGCCGAGGGGAAGACGACCGCGAGCACGCCACCGTCGCCGCGACCGCGCTCGCCGCCGACCGCGGTGCCGACATCGTTCGGGCCCACGACATCGCCGAGAACCGCGCCGCGGTCGACGTCGCCGCCGCGGTGAACGGGTCCCTTCGCGAGCGCGGGGGCGCCGACGAGAACGGCGACGGCGACCCCGAGGGGGGCGCCAAGGGGAACGCCGCCGGCGAATGA
- a CDS encoding ABC transporter ATP-binding protein has protein sequence MNETTAADVDAADDATRGRDAAGADAADPDAVVVGEGVRKSYGDVVALDGVDIRVESGEVFGLIGPNGAGKTTLVRALTGTTEAEGDLRVFGVPPREVDPQRIGLLPQSFDPPERLTATELVGYYGGLYDAARDAESVLRDVGMADDADVWYETLSGGQKRRTCVATAIVNDPDLLFLDEPTTGIDPAGRRSIHRLIERLAGGGTTVFLTSHAMDEVERLADRVALLRDGKIVAVGAPEELIADHGGEPRLEVKLDGPASEADCEAVQEAIREALSDESAGESEDAPAVESTRKGLRIGGVRPEGIGDAVDALETAEIDFESLAWSEPSLEDVYLRLTGEEYSPRSEPLDEVAPDGGDR, from the coding sequence ATGAACGAGACTACGGCCGCGGACGTCGACGCGGCCGACGACGCGACGCGGGGGCGCGACGCCGCCGGTGCCGACGCCGCCGATCCCGACGCGGTCGTCGTCGGCGAAGGCGTCCGCAAGTCGTACGGCGACGTCGTCGCGCTCGACGGCGTCGACATCCGGGTCGAGTCCGGCGAGGTGTTCGGACTCATCGGCCCAAACGGCGCGGGGAAGACGACGCTGGTCCGCGCGCTGACGGGGACGACCGAGGCCGAGGGCGACCTGCGGGTGTTCGGTGTCCCGCCGCGCGAGGTCGACCCGCAGCGGATCGGGCTGCTCCCGCAGTCGTTCGACCCGCCGGAGCGGCTCACGGCGACCGAACTGGTCGGCTACTACGGCGGGCTCTACGACGCGGCGCGCGACGCCGAGTCCGTCCTGCGGGACGTGGGGATGGCCGACGACGCGGACGTGTGGTACGAGACGCTCTCGGGCGGGCAGAAGCGCCGGACCTGCGTCGCCACCGCCATCGTCAACGACCCCGACCTCCTCTTCCTTGACGAGCCGACCACGGGGATCGACCCGGCCGGCCGGCGATCGATCCACCGATTGATAGAGCGACTCGCGGGCGGCGGAACGACCGTCTTCCTCACGAGTCACGCGATGGACGAGGTCGAGCGGCTGGCCGACCGCGTCGCGCTCCTCCGGGACGGGAAAATCGTCGCTGTCGGCGCTCCCGAGGAACTGATCGCCGATCACGGAGGCGAGCCGCGCTTGGAGGTCAAGCTGGACGGTCCCGCGTCCGAGGCGGACTGCGAGGCGGTTCAGGAAGCGATCCGGGAGGCGCTCTCGGACGAATCGGCGGGGGAGAGCGAGGACGCGCCCGCGGTCGAGTCCACCCGCAAGGGCCTCCGGATCGGGGGCGTCCGACCCGAGGGGATCGGAGACGCCGTCGACGCACTGGAGACGGCCGAGATCGACTTCGAGTCGCTCGCGTGGTCCGAGCCCTCGTTGGAAGACGTGTACCTCCGGCTCACGGGCGAAGAGTACTCGCCGCGGTCGGAGCCGCTTGACGAGGTCGCACCCGACGGAGGCGACCGATGA
- a CDS encoding DUF7560 family zinc ribbon protein, with translation MTSQRTHTFVCPECRRSIEVDDAMRATLLETGCVVCGAPVTEGDIADSQTA, from the coding sequence ATGACGAGTCAACGGACGCACACCTTCGTCTGTCCGGAGTGCCGCCGGTCGATCGAGGTGGACGACGCAATGCGGGCGACGCTGCTCGAGACGGGCTGTGTCGTCTGCGGCGCTCCCGTCACCGAGGGCGACATCGCGGACTCGCAGACTGCGTAG
- a CDS encoding aminomethyltransferase family protein, which produces MTLVSDTHGAHGAVYRDRGGRRVVDHYRKPERVGKAVRNVVGAIEMGYGVLAITGEDRVEFIDNAVSNRIPEADGQGVYALLLDPQGGIETDMYVYNADERLLVFLPPERTEAVAEDWASKVFIQDVTIDDISDELGVFGVHGPKSTEKVASVLGGPGAPEKPLSFVRGSMVDAGVTVIASDAPLGEEGYEVVCAAEDAEEVLDTLLNRGLNAAPFGYRTWDALSLEAGTPLFEYELEGTVPNVLGLRNALDFEKGCYVGQEVVSRVENQGRPSRRLIGLDLDGLADATADIDGDADPEGYDEILPSPGAAVFDGDEAVGEVTRAAVGPAAGDPIALAFARFDADLVDPTVRVDGEEVAATRSDLPFPSVDGSAQSARLPTYPSDE; this is translated from the coding sequence ATGACTCTCGTCTCCGACACCCACGGTGCCCACGGCGCGGTGTACCGCGACCGCGGTGGCCGCCGGGTGGTGGATCACTACAGGAAGCCCGAGCGCGTCGGCAAGGCGGTCCGCAACGTCGTCGGCGCAATCGAGATGGGGTACGGCGTGCTCGCGATCACGGGCGAGGACCGCGTCGAGTTCATCGACAACGCCGTCTCCAACCGAATTCCGGAGGCAGACGGTCAGGGCGTGTACGCACTCCTGCTCGATCCCCAGGGCGGCATCGAGACGGACATGTACGTGTACAACGCCGACGAGCGCCTCCTCGTCTTCCTCCCGCCCGAGCGCACCGAGGCGGTCGCCGAGGACTGGGCGAGCAAGGTGTTCATTCAGGACGTGACGATCGACGACATCTCCGACGAGCTCGGCGTCTTCGGAGTCCACGGCCCCAAGTCGACCGAGAAGGTCGCCTCGGTACTCGGCGGACCGGGCGCACCCGAGAAACCGCTCTCGTTCGTCCGCGGATCGATGGTCGACGCCGGCGTCACCGTGATCGCGAGCGATGCGCCACTCGGCGAGGAGGGATACGAGGTCGTCTGCGCCGCCGAGGACGCAGAAGAGGTGCTCGACACCCTGCTCAACCGGGGCCTCAACGCGGCCCCGTTCGGCTACCGGACGTGGGACGCGCTCTCGCTCGAAGCCGGCACGCCCCTCTTCGAGTACGAGCTTGAAGGAACGGTGCCGAACGTCCTCGGACTCCGCAACGCCTTGGACTTCGAGAAGGGGTGTTACGTCGGTCAGGAGGTCGTCTCCCGCGTTGAGAATCAGGGACGGCCGAGCCGGCGTCTCATCGGACTCGACCTCGACGGGCTTGCCGACGCGACCGCCGACATCGACGGCGACGCCGACCCGGAGGGGTACGACGAGATCCTGCCGTCTCCCGGCGCGGCCGTGTTCGACGGCGACGAGGCGGTCGGCGAGGTGACCCGCGCGGCGGTCGGACCGGCCGCCGGCGACCCGATCGCGTTGGCGTTCGCCCGGTTCGACGCCGACCTCGTCGATCCCACCGTGCGCGTCGACGGCGAAGAAGTCGCGGCGACGCGCTCCGACCTCCCGTTCCCGTCCGTCGACGGGAGCGCGCAGTCCGCGCGGCTGCCGACGTATCCGAGCGACGAGTAG
- a CDS encoding pyridoxamine 5'-phosphate oxidase family protein has protein sequence MATRSEVEMSDAEVDALLSRHETGVLALARDETPYAIPISYGFDKESRTAFLRLVSTPDSEKREFLASDPQARIVVYEEGDKGGSEEYASVVGVGTLHRVDLDDLTPETIAQYGKTQRPLFEIWADGKEDLDIELYRFEPKRLTGRTVVVDRDEA, from the coding sequence ATGGCGACGAGAAGCGAGGTCGAGATGTCCGACGCGGAGGTCGACGCGCTCCTGTCCCGGCACGAGACAGGAGTGTTGGCCCTCGCGCGCGACGAGACCCCGTATGCGATCCCGATCTCGTACGGATTCGACAAGGAGTCGCGGACCGCCTTCCTCCGGCTCGTTTCGACGCCCGACAGCGAGAAGCGGGAGTTCCTCGCGTCCGACCCGCAAGCCCGGATCGTGGTGTACGAGGAGGGCGATAAGGGAGGTAGCGAGGAGTACGCCAGCGTCGTCGGCGTCGGGACGCTCCACCGGGTCGACCTCGACGATCTCACGCCCGAGACGATCGCGCAGTACGGCAAGACCCAACGCCCCCTGTTCGAGATCTGGGCCGACGGGAAGGAAGACCTCGACATCGAGCTGTACCGGTTCGAACCTAAGCGACTCACCGGCCGTACGGTCGTCGTCGACCGCGACGAAGCGTAG
- a CDS encoding ABC transporter permease, giving the protein MSRFGRITTEATAAARSFLRRRTAVFFTFFFPVILVVIFGALVQTQPTGGGLFAEPAGYYIPGYLAVVVLFTPLSRVGSEIARHRDGGRFEKLATTPLSRVEWLLAHTLVNVAIIGAASLLILGLVLAVTDAEPVVSPALAALPVFVAVAVALFCGLGALLGALADSQDGVIAASNTVALPLLFLSETFVSPDLLPEWFLPAVAASPLTYFARGTRAIIYEPGAWLGDLAVLSVLAVAFLALGAYAIPRTD; this is encoded by the coding sequence ATGAGCCGCTTCGGGCGGATCACGACCGAGGCGACGGCGGCGGCGCGGTCGTTCCTCCGGCGGCGGACGGCGGTGTTTTTCACCTTCTTCTTCCCCGTAATCTTAGTGGTCATCTTCGGTGCGCTGGTCCAGACGCAGCCCACCGGGGGCGGGCTGTTCGCGGAGCCGGCCGGCTACTACATCCCCGGCTACCTCGCGGTCGTCGTGCTGTTCACGCCGCTGTCGCGGGTCGGCTCCGAGATCGCCCGTCACCGCGACGGTGGCCGGTTCGAGAAGCTGGCGACGACGCCGCTCTCGCGTGTCGAGTGGCTGCTCGCGCACACGCTGGTCAACGTCGCGATCATCGGCGCGGCGAGCCTGCTCATCCTCGGACTCGTGCTGGCGGTGACCGACGCGGAGCCGGTCGTCTCGCCGGCGCTCGCGGCGCTGCCGGTCTTCGTCGCCGTCGCCGTCGCGCTCTTCTGTGGGCTCGGGGCGCTGCTCGGCGCGCTCGCGGACTCGCAGGACGGCGTGATCGCCGCGAGCAACACGGTCGCGCTCCCCCTGCTGTTCCTCTCGGAAACGTTCGTTTCCCCCGACCTACTGCCGGAGTGGTTCCTACCCGCTGTCGCGGCCTCACCGCTGACGTACTTCGCCCGCGGGACGCGAGCGATCATCTACGAGCCGGGGGCGTGGCTCGGCGATCTGGCGGTGCTTTCGGTCCTCGCCGTCGCGTTCCTCGCGCTGGGTGCGTACGCAATCCCGCGGACTGACTGA
- a CDS encoding metallophosphoesterase: MLVVVSDTHSREESKLQGRTAEAVREADVVVHAGDFYREPVLNAFESATRSLRAVYGNNDDAGIRDRVPEVRTVEYAGVRFAVTHRHRNGDTGLVMLARERDADAVICGHSHRPRFDDDGALPILNPGSHAQPRGNRPAHAELEPASEGESTLNGRLVTPDGQIFGEFQIAP; encoded by the coding sequence ATGCTTGTCGTCGTCTCCGACACCCACTCGCGCGAGGAGTCGAAGCTGCAGGGACGGACCGCAGAAGCGGTCCGTGAGGCCGACGTCGTCGTTCACGCGGGTGACTTCTACCGCGAGCCGGTTCTCAACGCGTTCGAGTCGGCCACTCGGAGTCTGCGGGCCGTCTACGGTAACAACGACGACGCGGGGATCCGCGACCGCGTCCCCGAGGTACGGACGGTGGAGTACGCCGGCGTTCGGTTCGCGGTCACCCACCGGCACCGCAACGGCGACACCGGACTCGTGATGCTCGCCCGGGAGCGCGACGCGGACGCGGTGATCTGCGGGCACAGCCACCGCCCCCGGTTCGACGACGACGGTGCGCTCCCGATACTAAATCCTGGAAGTCACGCGCAGCCGCGCGGAAACCGGCCGGCGCACGCCGAGCTCGAACCCGCCTCCGAGGGTGAGAGTACCCTGAACGGACGGCTCGTCACGCCAGATGGGCAGATATTCGGTGAGTTCCAAATCGCGCCGTAG
- a CDS encoding NAD(P)/FAD-dependent oxidoreductase translates to MTDDVVEHRRLIIAGTGIAGLTAAIYAARSNNDPLLVEGDEPGGQLTLTTDVENYPGFPEGISGPELINNMKAQATKFGAEARNGIIVDVSKEPAGHFRVELSDGDVYTADAFIAASGASARTLGVPGEDELMGYGLSTCATCDGAFFRDEDMLVVGGGDAAMEEANFLTKFADTVYIAHRREEFRAEDVWIERTMEKVEDGEIELLLNTELTEIHGTPEDGIDHVTLVEHPDGHPTEKLDDPATADEVDEYDFDVGAVFFAIGHTPNTEFLEGTEVETDDEGYLLTEGGRGGNQTATGVEGLFGAGDVVDFHYQQAVTAAGMGCQAALDADEYLTERERAGELYEPTADAATADD, encoded by the coding sequence ATGACCGACGACGTCGTCGAACACCGCCGGCTGATTATCGCCGGCACCGGGATCGCCGGACTCACGGCAGCTATCTACGCCGCGCGGTCGAACAACGATCCGCTGCTCGTCGAGGGCGACGAGCCGGGCGGCCAGCTCACGCTCACTACCGACGTGGAGAACTACCCCGGCTTCCCCGAGGGAATCTCCGGGCCGGAGCTGATCAACAACATGAAAGCGCAGGCGACGAAGTTCGGCGCCGAGGCTCGAAACGGAATCATCGTGGACGTCTCGAAAGAGCCCGCAGGCCACTTCCGCGTCGAACTCTCCGACGGCGACGTGTACACCGCCGACGCGTTCATCGCCGCCTCGGGTGCCAGCGCCCGCACCCTCGGCGTCCCCGGCGAGGACGAGCTGATGGGATACGGGCTCTCGACGTGTGCGACCTGCGACGGCGCGTTCTTCCGCGACGAGGACATGCTCGTCGTCGGCGGCGGCGACGCCGCGATGGAGGAGGCGAACTTCCTGACGAAGTTCGCGGACACCGTCTACATCGCCCACCGCCGCGAGGAGTTCCGCGCCGAGGACGTGTGGATCGAGCGCACGATGGAGAAGGTCGAGGACGGCGAGATCGAGCTCCTCCTCAACACCGAACTCACCGAGATCCACGGCACGCCCGAGGACGGGATCGACCACGTCACCCTCGTCGAGCACCCGGACGGGCATCCCACGGAGAAGCTCGACGATCCGGCGACCGCCGACGAGGTCGACGAGTACGATTTCGACGTGGGCGCCGTCTTCTTTGCCATCGGCCACACACCGAACACGGAATTCCTGGAGGGGACCGAGGTCGAGACCGACGACGAGGGGTACCTGCTCACCGAGGGCGGCCGCGGCGGGAACCAGACCGCGACCGGCGTCGAGGGGTTGTTCGGCGCGGGCGACGTGGTCGATTTCCACTACCAGCAGGCCGTCACCGCGGCCGGGATGGGGTGTCAGGCCGCGCTCGACGCCGACGAGTACCTCACCGAGCGCGAGCGCGCCGGTGAGCTGTACGAGCCGACCGCCGACGCCGCGACCGCGGACGACTGA
- a CDS encoding DUF7560 family zinc ribbon protein → MPTVQFTCSDCAQTIEVNDEMRETILATGCPVCTTAASEGDFGDE, encoded by the coding sequence TTGCCCACCGTTCAATTCACCTGTTCCGACTGTGCGCAGACCATCGAGGTCAACGACGAAATGCGGGAGACGATCCTCGCCACCGGCTGTCCGGTCTGTACGACCGCGGCCAGCGAGGGCGACTTCGGCGACGAGTAG